One genomic segment of Methanobrevibacter sp. includes these proteins:
- a CDS encoding ATP-binding protein gives MSFLKITPNIDNLYQLNEFIHSIILKEDFQVDLIVEEVFVNIVNYSHSDFIQVNVDYTDKTLKMEFIDNGIEFNPLLKEDVNLPNNIDDAEVGGLGIHITKELSDEISYEYVNGENHLKIIKIVE, from the coding sequence ATGAGTTTCTTGAAAATAACTCCTAATATTGATAATTTATATCAATTAAATGAATTTATTCATAGCATCATTTTAAAAGAAGACTTTCAAGTTGATTTGATAGTTGAAGAAGTCTTTGTGAATATTGTTAACTATTCTCATTCTGATTTTATTCAAGTCAATGTGGATTATACAGATAAAACATTAAAAATGGAATTCATTGACAATGGAATTGAATTTAATCCTCTTTTAAAGGAAGATGTGAATCTTCCCAACAACATCGATGATGCAGAAGTGGGAGGTTTGGGAATTCATATTACAAAAGAACTGTCTGATGAAATTTCATATGAGTATGTTAATGGTGAAAACCATTTAAAAATAATTAAAATTGTGGAATAA